A genome region from Alicyclobacillus acidocaldarius subsp. acidocaldarius DSM 446 includes the following:
- a CDS encoding acyl-CoA dehydrogenase family protein, giving the protein MDFSLSQEQMAVRDVVRKFVDEEILPHIREWDEKQHFEPGVLRRLAELGLMGVCIPEKYGGAGMDYNTLAIVCEELERGDIAFRTAVSVHTGLNSLTLLQWGTEEQKQKYLVPQARGEKIGAFGLTEPNAGSDVAAMRTTAVRDGDSYILNGSKIWISLADVADHFLVFAYTDRSKKHHGITAFIVERGWEGFSTRSIKGKLGIRAGNTGELFFDHVRVPIENRLGEEGEGFKIAMSALDNGRFTVAAGACGCIAACLEASVKYCHERETFGQPIGKHQLVQQMIAKMAANLDISRLLVYRAGWLKNQGLPNTRETSLAKWVACDAAWEAASDAVQIHGAYGYSNEYPVERYLRNAKAPVIYEGTREIHTILQAEYALGYRRDKPLSRRLPAWPFEE; this is encoded by the coding sequence ATGGATTTCAGCCTGTCGCAAGAACAGATGGCGGTTCGGGACGTGGTCCGCAAGTTCGTGGACGAGGAGATCTTGCCCCACATCCGCGAGTGGGACGAGAAACAGCATTTTGAGCCGGGCGTGCTCAGGCGGCTGGCGGAGCTGGGGCTCATGGGCGTGTGTATCCCCGAGAAGTACGGCGGCGCAGGGATGGACTACAACACGCTCGCCATTGTCTGTGAAGAGCTCGAACGGGGAGACATCGCGTTTCGAACGGCCGTATCGGTCCACACAGGACTCAATTCTCTCACGCTGCTTCAGTGGGGGACGGAGGAGCAGAAGCAAAAGTATTTGGTGCCTCAGGCGCGCGGTGAGAAGATCGGGGCGTTTGGACTCACCGAGCCGAACGCGGGGTCGGACGTGGCCGCGATGCGGACGACCGCCGTGCGGGACGGAGATTCGTATATTTTGAACGGGTCGAAGATCTGGATTTCGCTCGCCGACGTCGCGGACCACTTCCTGGTCTTTGCGTACACCGATCGCTCGAAGAAGCATCACGGGATCACGGCGTTCATCGTGGAGCGCGGCTGGGAAGGGTTCTCGACGAGATCGATCAAGGGCAAGCTCGGTATTCGCGCAGGCAACACGGGGGAACTGTTCTTCGATCACGTCCGCGTGCCGATCGAGAATCGACTTGGAGAAGAGGGCGAAGGCTTCAAGATTGCCATGTCCGCCCTCGACAACGGGCGGTTCACGGTGGCGGCCGGCGCGTGCGGATGCATCGCGGCTTGCCTCGAGGCGTCGGTCAAGTACTGCCATGAGCGCGAGACGTTTGGCCAGCCCATCGGCAAGCACCAGCTAGTGCAGCAGATGATTGCGAAGATGGCCGCGAACCTGGACATCTCCCGCTTGCTGGTCTACCGGGCTGGGTGGCTGAAGAACCAGGGCTTGCCGAACACGCGCGAAACCTCGCTCGCGAAGTGGGTGGCGTGTGATGCAGCGTGGGAGGCGGCGTCGGACGCGGTTCAGATTCACGGCGCCTACGGGTATTCGAACGAGTATCCGGTGGAGAGGTACCTGCGAAACGCCAAGGCACCTGTGATCTATGAGGGGACGCGCGAGATCCACACCATCCTGCAGGCGGAGTACGCGCTCGGATACCGGCGAGACAAACCGCTGTCGCGCCGACTTCCGGCGTGGCCGTTTGAAGAATGA
- a CDS encoding CaiB/BaiF CoA transferase family protein, translated as MQPLAGVRVLDLSRVLAGPFCTQILGDLGADVIKVESPQGDETRRYEPTKNGVSSYFLAFNRNKRSLAVDLKTEAGREIVRRLAQEADVLVENFRTGTMERWGLDHRSLRAANPRLIYVAISGYGRTGPWKDRPGYDLAIQAASGLMSVTGEAGRGPVRAGWSIADLTAGLWAALSICAALLERQHTGRGTYLETSLFEGQVALMTYYATAYFLTGHVGERLGSSHFSLAPYQALSAADGWMVVAVGNDGLFRRLCEAIGSPELADDPRFQTNGLRVRHRSELAAQLEARLAERSVREWEKVLMEAGVPCSAVNRIDEVLHLEQVAARGILWETQYPGVGSFFVTRSPFFGEGWDLHLRRRPPGLGEHTEAILSEVGYRSQEIEALKAAGVVVSCPPSDSETSA; from the coding sequence ATGCAACCGCTTGCAGGCGTCCGCGTGCTCGACCTCAGTCGAGTGCTCGCGGGGCCCTTTTGTACCCAGATTCTCGGCGATCTCGGCGCCGACGTGATCAAAGTCGAGAGCCCGCAGGGCGACGAGACCCGCAGGTATGAACCCACCAAGAACGGCGTGAGCAGCTATTTTCTCGCGTTCAACCGGAACAAACGGAGCCTTGCGGTGGATTTAAAGACCGAAGCAGGGCGCGAGATTGTGCGCAGGCTCGCGCAGGAAGCGGACGTGCTCGTGGAGAACTTTCGCACAGGAACGATGGAGCGGTGGGGACTGGACCATCGCTCGCTCCGAGCGGCGAATCCCCGGCTCATCTACGTGGCCATCAGCGGGTACGGTCGCACGGGCCCTTGGAAGGATCGGCCGGGGTACGATCTCGCCATTCAGGCCGCGAGCGGGTTGATGTCGGTCACAGGGGAGGCGGGGCGCGGGCCTGTGCGCGCCGGCTGGTCCATCGCCGATTTGACGGCCGGGCTCTGGGCTGCGCTCTCCATCTGTGCCGCGCTGTTGGAGCGCCAACACACGGGGCGCGGCACCTACCTGGAGACGAGCCTGTTTGAAGGCCAGGTGGCGCTCATGACGTATTACGCCACGGCGTACTTCCTCACGGGTCACGTGGGCGAACGGCTGGGCTCATCTCACTTCAGCCTCGCGCCGTATCAGGCGTTGTCCGCGGCCGACGGATGGATGGTCGTCGCGGTCGGGAACGATGGGCTGTTTCGCAGGCTGTGCGAAGCCATAGGAAGCCCTGAGCTCGCGGACGACCCTCGATTTCAAACGAACGGGCTCCGCGTGCGCCACCGGAGCGAGCTAGCGGCTCAACTCGAAGCGCGGCTGGCCGAGCGAAGTGTGCGCGAATGGGAGAAGGTTCTGATGGAGGCGGGCGTGCCCTGTTCTGCGGTGAACCGGATTGACGAGGTCCTTCATCTGGAGCAGGTCGCGGCTCGAGGCATACTGTGGGAGACCCAGTACCCGGGGGTTGGATCGTTCTTCGTGACGAGATCGCCCTTTTTCGGAGAAGGGTGGGACCTTCACCTGCGTCGGCGCCCGCCGGGGCTCGGCGAACACACGGAGGCGATTCTGTCGGAGGTGGGATACCGTTCTCAGGAGATTGAAGCGTTGAAGGCGGCGGGCGTGGTTGTGAGTTGTCCACCGTCGGATTCGGAGACATCGGCGTAG
- a CDS encoding acetate uptake transporter, whose protein sequence is MMHDKRLGDPIVMGLAAFVIAQTLLNLPNAHLVPAQVTLFFMPAILVCGGLVYFLACIFSYVRGDTFGLSVNGFYGAFFTSLFLFFYLELKGVLQFGTQANEALGTFLLIWTIVTVPFVVAAFRVQLMFGLLFLFVFFAFLGGTLANLAGVNSAFGGYSGLISAAIGLILMAEALLKSVQVHVPQPSPSVADLTARSEA, encoded by the coding sequence ATGATGCACGACAAGAGGCTCGGCGATCCGATTGTCATGGGACTTGCTGCGTTTGTCATTGCACAGACGTTGCTGAATTTGCCGAACGCGCATTTGGTACCCGCGCAGGTGACGCTGTTCTTCATGCCCGCCATCCTCGTGTGTGGCGGTTTGGTCTACTTCCTGGCATGCATTTTCTCCTACGTGCGCGGGGATACCTTCGGACTCAGTGTGAACGGGTTTTACGGAGCGTTCTTCACGTCGCTGTTCCTGTTCTTCTATCTAGAATTGAAGGGCGTTCTTCAATTTGGCACGCAGGCGAACGAGGCGCTCGGTACGTTTCTGCTCATCTGGACCATCGTCACCGTGCCGTTTGTCGTCGCCGCATTTCGAGTTCAACTCATGTTTGGGCTCCTCTTCTTGTTCGTCTTCTTCGCATTCCTCGGCGGCACGCTCGCCAATCTCGCGGGCGTGAACAGCGCGTTCGGCGGATACTCCGGGCTGATTTCCGCCGCCATCGGCCTCATCCTGATGGCGGAGGCGTTGCTGAAAAGCGTGCAGGTTCACGTGCCACAGCCCTCGCCTAGTGTGGCGGATTTGACCGCTCGTTCTGAAGCTTGA
- a CDS encoding helix-turn-helix domain-containing protein yields the protein MAPVKDGRGKSLLTNREREVFELLVQDKTTKEIASQLFVSEKTVRNHISNVMKKLNVKGRSQAVVELVRLGEITI from the coding sequence ATGGCACCTGTCAAGGACGGGCGCGGCAAGTCGCTGTTGACCAACCGAGAACGAGAAGTGTTCGAGCTCCTCGTTCAGGATAAGACGACGAAGGAAATCGCTTCGCAACTCTTCGTCAGCGAGAAGACCGTGCGGAACCATATATCCAACGTGATGAAGAAGCTGAACGTCAAAGGGCGCTCGCAGGCCGTGGTGGAACTGGTGCGGCTGGGCGAGATCACGATTTGA
- a CDS encoding MalY/PatB family protein, with protein MSSFDRYVERRNTGCMKWDGLKRRFGRDDLIPLWVADMDFPSPPAVIDALVERAKHGVYGYAIKTDRYTESIVQWMKARHGIEISPDWIVPAPGVVPALSVIVQAFTEPGDGILIQPPVYHPFRRVIEGWGRRVIENPLVESGGRYEMDFDDLERKAKDAKVMFLCSPHNPVGRVWTKQELERVADICLRHGVLVVSDEIHADIVFAPHRHTPFASLGPECSRNSITCHAPSKTFNLAGLNTAYIWAENESLRTAYERASHRASMAELNVFGIEAMIAAYQHGAAWLDELLAYLKASLDEMERTFGQELPDIRMIRPEGTYMVWLDFRALGMSDEELDRFLREEARLGLNEGHIFGSQGSGFQRMNIACPRSLLRQALQQLGDAVSRRRVP; from the coding sequence ATGTCCAGCTTTGATAGGTATGTGGAACGAAGGAACACAGGATGCATGAAATGGGATGGCCTGAAGCGCCGTTTCGGGAGGGACGATCTCATTCCGCTCTGGGTCGCGGACATGGACTTTCCCTCGCCGCCGGCCGTGATCGACGCGCTCGTCGAGCGGGCCAAGCACGGGGTGTACGGCTATGCCATCAAGACGGACCGGTACACGGAGAGCATCGTCCAGTGGATGAAGGCGCGGCATGGGATCGAGATTTCGCCGGACTGGATTGTGCCCGCGCCTGGGGTGGTCCCGGCGCTCTCGGTGATCGTTCAGGCTTTCACCGAGCCTGGCGACGGGATCCTGATTCAGCCCCCGGTCTATCACCCGTTTCGGCGCGTGATCGAGGGATGGGGGCGGCGCGTGATCGAAAATCCGCTTGTGGAGTCGGGCGGGCGATACGAGATGGATTTCGATGACCTGGAGCGAAAGGCGAAGGACGCCAAGGTCATGTTCCTGTGCTCGCCGCACAATCCGGTCGGCCGCGTGTGGACGAAACAAGAGCTCGAGCGCGTCGCAGACATCTGCCTGCGGCACGGCGTGCTGGTGGTGAGCGACGAGATCCACGCGGACATCGTCTTTGCCCCTCATCGGCATACCCCGTTCGCTTCGCTCGGACCGGAGTGCTCGCGAAACAGCATCACCTGTCACGCGCCGAGCAAGACATTCAACCTGGCGGGGCTCAACACCGCGTACATCTGGGCGGAAAACGAGTCGCTGCGAACTGCCTACGAAAGAGCTTCGCACCGAGCTTCGATGGCCGAACTCAACGTCTTCGGCATCGAGGCGATGATCGCGGCGTATCAGCACGGGGCGGCGTGGCTGGATGAGCTCCTCGCATATCTGAAGGCGAGCCTGGATGAGATGGAGCGCACATTCGGGCAGGAACTTCCGGACATTCGCATGATCCGCCCGGAAGGCACGTACATGGTCTGGTTGGACTTCCGAGCTCTCGGGATGTCCGACGAAGAACTGGACCGGTTCTTGCGGGAAGAGGCTCGTCTCGGCCTCAATGAGGGGCACATCTTTGGTTCACAAGGCTCCGGGTTCCAGCGCATGAACATCGCTTGTCCGCGCTCGCTCCTGCGACAGGCCCTTCAGCAACTGGGCGACGCGGTGAGCCGGCGCCGCGTACCTTGA
- a CDS encoding SPL family radical SAM protein produces the protein MTGLGHSPSRLLTPTGGYLRGYDYTLNPYIGCAYGCKYCYVQALPVARFRSEPWGSYAEAKRIDPEDLLRELRGARRRGGTRIFMSSSTDPYQPAEWRVGATRSILLTLQSEPELVDFLFVQTRSPLVARDAEILASLRHRVLVSVTLETDREDVRRRFTPRAPTVRARIRAIEALRAHAIPVQVAVAPILPSSPDFPRLLAALSDFVAIDDWFIGDGANGRRSRALGVEQWYLPDERDAWYRPGQARDFAELLAERMPRDRIFLHQQGFLPLDVRRPFDERIDPEHA, from the coding sequence ATGACGGGATTGGGCCACTCGCCAAGCCGCCTGCTGACGCCAACCGGCGGCTATCTGCGCGGCTACGATTACACGTTGAATCCGTACATCGGCTGTGCCTACGGGTGCAAGTACTGCTACGTGCAGGCGTTGCCTGTGGCGCGCTTTCGCAGCGAACCCTGGGGCTCCTACGCCGAAGCCAAACGGATCGACCCGGAAGATTTGCTTCGAGAACTGCGCGGGGCGAGGCGGCGCGGAGGGACTCGCATCTTCATGTCCTCCAGCACGGATCCGTATCAGCCGGCGGAGTGGCGCGTCGGCGCGACGCGTTCCATCCTGCTGACCTTGCAATCGGAGCCCGAACTCGTGGATTTTCTGTTCGTGCAGACGCGCTCACCGCTCGTCGCCCGGGACGCCGAGATCCTCGCATCCCTGCGCCATCGCGTGCTCGTCTCCGTGACCCTTGAGACGGATCGGGAGGATGTCCGTCGCCGATTCACGCCCCGCGCCCCGACCGTGCGGGCGCGCATCCGGGCCATCGAGGCCCTTCGCGCGCATGCGATCCCTGTGCAGGTAGCCGTGGCACCCATCTTGCCGTCTTCGCCCGACTTCCCGCGGCTCCTCGCCGCGCTCTCGGATTTCGTCGCCATCGACGACTGGTTTATCGGAGACGGCGCGAATGGGCGGCGGAGCCGCGCGCTGGGCGTCGAACAGTGGTACCTGCCCGACGAGCGGGACGCGTGGTACCGACCGGGACAGGCGCGGGACTTTGCCGAGCTGCTCGCGGAAAGGATGCCCCGAGACCGCATCTTTCTCCACCAACAGGGGTTCCTGCCGCTCGACGTGCGGCGGCCCTTTGACGAAAGGATCGATCCGGAGCATGCGTGA
- a CDS encoding GntR family transcriptional regulator, translating to MRESVPLYKQLKSELLEKILSGEWPPGEQIPSEAELASMYDVSRTTVRQAVGDLVTSGFIVRRQGKGTFVAEVDHPATSTTLYGFAEELRAAGLPVDVRVDVIEMRTCPEDIARWLRMTRSKQVLYIERTAYVEDMAYFHERSYLVPPYQVSSRMTPDPKMYDSIYGFFEQNGVRINSGSQTISAELADEEDCARFGLTPPAAVLCIERITRDESGAPVEYSLVRYPSDRYQLRVHLLRHPR from the coding sequence ATGCGTGAGAGCGTCCCACTCTATAAACAGCTGAAATCGGAGTTGCTCGAGAAGATCCTGAGCGGGGAATGGCCCCCTGGCGAACAGATCCCGTCGGAGGCGGAGTTGGCTTCGATGTACGACGTCAGCCGCACGACGGTCCGCCAGGCGGTGGGCGATCTCGTCACCTCGGGATTCATCGTGCGCCGGCAGGGCAAGGGGACCTTTGTCGCGGAAGTCGACCACCCGGCGACATCCACCACGCTGTATGGATTTGCCGAGGAACTCCGGGCTGCCGGGCTTCCCGTGGACGTGCGCGTCGACGTGATCGAGATGCGCACCTGTCCCGAGGACATCGCCCGCTGGCTGCGGATGACGCGGTCCAAGCAGGTGCTCTACATCGAACGCACCGCGTACGTGGAGGACATGGCCTATTTTCACGAGCGTTCCTATCTCGTGCCGCCTTACCAGGTGTCGTCGAGGATGACGCCGGATCCGAAGATGTACGACTCCATCTACGGCTTTTTCGAACAAAACGGCGTCCGGATCAACTCGGGCAGTCAGACCATCTCCGCCGAACTCGCGGACGAGGAAGATTGCGCGCGATTCGGGTTGACCCCGCCCGCCGCCGTGCTGTGCATCGAACGGATCACGAGGGACGAGTCCGGCGCGCCCGTCGAATATTCGCTGGTTCGCTACCCGTCGGACCGATACCAGCTTCGCGTGCATCTGCTTCGGCATCCTCGTTGA
- a CDS encoding MFS transporter, with amino-acid sequence MQQQATLARKEHRLPLEGVIQRPEGMWFIVGTVCFGAFMAALDASIISIALPKLEQAFHTMMNRIEWVSLIYLLALAGCIVAFGRLSDLIGRRPMYTMGFGVFIIGSALCGASWNLSSLLAFRVVQGIGASLLQANSVSIITAAADAERRGQAIGFQALAQGLGLSLGPLVGGVLTHIASWRLIFYINVPVGILGTISALLFLPRDRREGPRPRFDLVGALVLAFLLIVTMYVLKEGFRPESRPTITAMLLAVAVLAAASFVAIERRAESPLVPISYIREPVIWLGNLTSILSFSVMYAITLVVPYWFVHVEGLSSAKAGLLLTALPVGMALCTPFAGRLADRWSKVKVSAAGMVLAAMGSASLFAFARVTPAFLAGLFLVGCGIGTFTPANNARVMNATPAAHLGVAGGILNMSRSLGMGVGVTAGGVSVELFTAAFGHHGVALAYRCSFLVAAALALIALGLTLLRQKQSREAA; translated from the coding sequence ATGCAGCAGCAGGCGACGCTGGCGAGGAAGGAACACCGATTGCCGCTCGAGGGCGTGATCCAGCGGCCAGAGGGCATGTGGTTCATCGTCGGCACCGTGTGCTTCGGCGCCTTCATGGCGGCGCTTGACGCGAGCATCATCAGCATTGCGCTGCCCAAGCTGGAACAGGCGTTCCACACGATGATGAATCGAATCGAATGGGTGAGCCTCATCTACCTCCTGGCGCTCGCAGGCTGCATCGTCGCCTTCGGTCGGCTCTCGGATCTCATAGGCCGGCGCCCGATGTACACCATGGGGTTCGGCGTGTTCATCATCGGATCTGCGCTGTGCGGGGCTTCGTGGAACCTATCCAGCCTGCTCGCGTTTCGCGTGGTGCAGGGCATCGGCGCGAGCCTCCTCCAGGCCAACAGCGTGTCCATCATCACCGCCGCGGCCGACGCCGAGCGCCGGGGCCAGGCCATTGGCTTTCAAGCGCTCGCCCAGGGACTCGGACTGAGCCTCGGGCCACTCGTGGGCGGCGTGCTGACTCACATTGCGTCCTGGAGGCTCATCTTTTACATCAACGTGCCCGTCGGCATCCTGGGCACAATATCGGCGCTCCTGTTTCTGCCTCGCGATCGCCGTGAGGGCCCGCGCCCTCGGTTCGATCTCGTCGGCGCCCTGGTGCTCGCCTTCCTGCTCATCGTCACCATGTACGTGTTGAAGGAGGGCTTCCGCCCCGAGAGCCGGCCGACCATCACGGCCATGCTGCTCGCCGTCGCAGTGCTCGCCGCGGCGTCGTTTGTCGCCATCGAGCGCCGAGCCGAGTCTCCGCTCGTGCCCATCAGCTACATCCGCGAACCGGTCATCTGGCTCGGCAACCTGACGTCCATCCTGTCGTTCAGCGTGATGTACGCCATCACCCTTGTGGTTCCGTACTGGTTCGTGCACGTCGAAGGTCTGTCCAGTGCGAAAGCAGGTCTCCTGCTCACGGCCCTCCCCGTCGGCATGGCGCTTTGCACGCCCTTCGCCGGCCGACTCGCCGATCGATGGTCGAAGGTCAAGGTTTCCGCAGCTGGCATGGTGCTCGCCGCGATGGGATCCGCGTCCCTGTTCGCGTTCGCCCGCGTCACGCCAGCCTTCCTCGCCGGCCTGTTTCTCGTGGGGTGCGGCATTGGGACGTTCACGCCCGCCAACAACGCGCGCGTGATGAACGCGACCCCAGCGGCTCACCTCGGCGTCGCCGGCGGCATCCTCAACATGAGCCGCTCGCTCGGCATGGGCGTCGGCGTGACGGCTGGCGGCGTGAGCGTCGAGCTCTTCACGGCGGCCTTCGGCCACCACGGCGTCGCACTCGCGTACCGGTGCAGCTTCCTCGTCGCGGCGGCCCTCGCGCTCATCGCGCTCGGCCTCACCCTGCTCCGCCAAAAGCAGTCGCGAGAAGCGGCTTGA
- the trhO gene encoding oxygen-dependent tRNA uridine(34) hydroxylase TrhO, whose translation MSYEVMLFYKFTPIEDPDELARSQRAMCEELGLLGRILVAEEGLNGTLSGEASACQAYRDRMRQDPRFADMVFKVDPAEGHVFPRLSVKRKLEIVHFGAEGAPKPWEKTGRRLSPREWYEMLGRDDVVVIDGRNDYEYEIGHFEGAVRPDVSTFREFPSWVERHKDEWRGKKVLTYCTGGIRCEKLSGYLMEQGIDEVYQLDGGIITYGKDPEVRGRKFLGKCYVFDDRVAVRINQTEEDTVIAHCSICGAPCDRYINCGYLDCHRRFLCCEACEREMHGFCSRSCEAEAVKRDRVDARVKPLLATAFGGAG comes from the coding sequence ATGTCTTATGAGGTCATGCTGTTTTACAAGTTCACTCCCATCGAGGATCCGGACGAACTTGCGCGCTCGCAGCGAGCGATGTGCGAGGAATTGGGGCTTCTGGGCCGCATTCTTGTGGCCGAGGAGGGGTTGAACGGCACGCTTTCCGGCGAAGCGTCGGCGTGCCAGGCGTACCGGGACCGGATGCGGCAGGATCCGCGTTTCGCGGACATGGTGTTTAAGGTCGATCCGGCCGAGGGACACGTCTTTCCTCGCCTGTCCGTGAAGCGGAAGCTGGAGATTGTCCATTTTGGCGCTGAAGGTGCGCCGAAGCCCTGGGAAAAGACGGGGAGAAGGCTGTCGCCGCGCGAGTGGTACGAGATGCTCGGCCGAGACGACGTCGTCGTGATCGACGGCCGCAACGACTACGAGTACGAGATCGGCCATTTCGAGGGCGCCGTTCGGCCGGACGTGTCCACGTTCCGGGAGTTCCCGTCCTGGGTCGAGCGCCACAAGGACGAGTGGCGCGGGAAAAAGGTGTTGACCTACTGCACCGGCGGTATCCGCTGCGAAAAGCTGTCCGGGTATCTCATGGAACAGGGCATCGACGAGGTGTACCAACTGGATGGCGGCATTATCACGTACGGCAAGGATCCGGAGGTGCGGGGGAGAAAATTTCTCGGCAAGTGTTACGTGTTTGACGATCGCGTCGCCGTGCGCATCAACCAGACGGAAGAGGACACTGTCATCGCCCACTGCTCGATCTGCGGCGCGCCTTGCGATCGATACATCAACTGCGGATACTTGGACTGCCATCGCCGTTTTCTGTGCTGTGAGGCGTGCGAGCGAGAGATGCATGGGTTCTGTTCGCGCTCGTGCGAGGCGGAGGCCGTGAAGCGGGACCGGGTGGATGCCCGAGTCAAGCCGCTTCTCGCGACTGCTTTTGGCGGAGCAGGGTGA
- the sdhB gene encoding succinate dehydrogenase iron-sulfur subunit encodes MSTTAEAVQQAQADSGRKVHLIIERQDTPDSEPYWEEFEVPYRPGMNVIACLMEIQRNPVNKKGEPVAPVTWEMNCLEEVCGACTMVINNKPRQACSALVDKLQQPIRIRPMRTFPVVRDLVVDRSRMFEALKRIKAWIPIDGTHDLGPGPRMSSEEQQIAYELSRCFTCGACVEACPNVNDKTSFIGPFAISQARLFNMHPTGKMNKEERLQALMGEGGIFECGNAQNCVEVCPKGIPLTTSIAVMNREVTYRAIGAWLRK; translated from the coding sequence ATGAGCACAACAGCGGAGGCCGTGCAGCAGGCGCAGGCGGATTCGGGTCGCAAGGTGCATCTCATCATCGAGCGGCAGGACACGCCGGATTCGGAGCCGTACTGGGAGGAATTTGAGGTTCCGTATCGCCCAGGCATGAACGTGATTGCCTGTCTGATGGAGATCCAGCGCAATCCCGTGAACAAGAAGGGCGAGCCGGTCGCACCGGTCACCTGGGAGATGAACTGCCTGGAAGAGGTCTGCGGCGCCTGCACCATGGTGATCAACAACAAGCCCCGCCAGGCGTGTTCGGCGCTCGTGGATAAGTTGCAGCAGCCCATCCGGATTCGGCCGATGCGCACGTTCCCGGTGGTTCGCGACCTTGTCGTCGACCGCAGCCGGATGTTCGAGGCGCTCAAGCGCATCAAGGCTTGGATTCCGATCGACGGCACACACGATCTCGGCCCAGGTCCGCGCATGTCGAGCGAGGAGCAGCAGATTGCGTACGAGCTGTCTCGCTGCTTCACGTGCGGCGCCTGTGTCGAAGCATGTCCCAATGTGAACGACAAGACGTCGTTCATCGGTCCGTTCGCCATTTCTCAGGCGCGCCTGTTCAACATGCACCCGACGGGCAAGATGAACAAAGAGGAGCGCCTGCAGGCGCTGATGGGCGAAGGCGGCATCTTCGAGTGCGGCAATGCGCAGAACTGCGTGGAGGTATGTCCGAAGGGCATTCCGCTCACGACGTCCATCGCTGTGATGAACCGAGAGGTGACCTACCGCGCGATTGGCGCGTGGCTGCGCAAGTAG